Proteins from a single region of Megachile rotundata isolate GNS110a chromosome 7, iyMegRotu1, whole genome shotgun sequence:
- the Mulk gene encoding acylglycerol kinase-like protein Mulk, with amino-acid sequence MAKVLNFCRTIRNNWKKSVVLTAALSYGVSYSKDVYDTNQLMREYCKNVSQYGDTSLPTNTKPRHVTVILNPVAKKGKAKKLFKNYCEPLLHLAGIAVTIVQTESENAARKLIMDLDTPTDAIIVAGGDGTLSDVLTGLVRKYDANLNSVKQCPIGILPLGQTSKVAKSLYHEYDKLSDVKQMLEATIAIINEKYKMMDLIEIEPTEHDSEEPVKPIYAMGIIEWGAWKDAQALSKKYWYWGFLKKYVTYIFNGYKHDLNQYCDAIIKYTPPCDGCSHCSQTNFLSGSSNMNRRWWHIFAPRTTMTEGSVDYSKITNENCGIFHELPVKTSELHIEASDIDKEQVKSPSSLKIEIGPKNINYFSFVTAGWRQQNCNKLLCEEVIEAKNIELTPQKENKECTLHIDNEEYELKSVKINLLPRAVKVFQSELIS; translated from the exons ATGGCCAAGGTATTGAACTTTTGTCGAACTATTAGAAATAACTGGAAGAAATCTGTTGTACTAACAGCTGCCTTATCATATGGAGTTTCATATAGTAAAGATGTATATGA CACAAATCAATTAATGAGAGAATATTGTAAGAATGTGTCACAGTATGGTGATACCTCACTTCCAACAAATACAAAGCCTCGTCATGTGACTGTTATTTTAAATCCAGTTGCCAAGAAAGG GAAagctaaaaaattatttaagaattattGCGAGCCTCTTTTACACTTGGCTGGAATAGCTGTGACCATAGTACAAACTGAATCAGAAAATGCAGCACGAAAACTTATTATGGATTTAGATACACCTACTGATGCCATTATTGTGGCAGGAGGGGATGGTACTTTATCTGATGTTCTAACAGGATTAGTCAGGAAATATGATGCTAATCTTAATTCAGTTAAACAGTGTCCTATTGGTATTTTACCATTAGGACAAACAAGCAAAGTTGCAAAATCCTTATATCATGAATATGATAAATTGTCCGATGTAAAACAAATGTTAGAAGCAACAATAGCTATTATAAATGAAAAGTATAAAATGATGgatttaattgaaattgaacCTACTGAA CATGATTCTGAAGAACCAGTAAAACCAATCTATGCTATGGGAATAATTGAATGGGGTGCTTGGAAAGATGCACAAGCTTTAAGTAAGAAGTATTGGTATTGGGGATTCTTAAAAAA ATATGTAACTTATATATTTAATGGTTACAAACATGATCTAAACCAGTATTGTgatgcaataataaaatatacaccaCCTTGTGATGGTTGCAGTCACTGTagtcaaacaaattttttaagtggATCTAGTAATATGAATAGGAGATGGTGGCATATATTTGCTCCAAGAACTACTATGACAGaag gtaGTGTTGATTACagtaaaataacaaatgaaaaCTGTGGCATTTTCCATGAGTTACCTGTGAAAACAAGTGAACTACATATAGAAGCATCAGATATAGACAAGGAACAAGTGAAATCACCATCAtctttaaaaatagaaatag GTCCAAAGAATATTAATTACTTCAGTTTTGTAACTGCAGGATGGAGACAACAAAactgtaataaattattgtgtGAGGAAGTTATAGAAGCAAAGAATATTGAACTAACTCCGCAAAAG gAGAACAAAGAATGTACATTACATATTGATAATGAAGAATATGAACTCAAGtcagttaaaattaatttacttccACGAGCCGTGAAAGTATTTCAATCTGAATTAATTAGTTAa